The nucleotide sequence GTTATAACTATGAAAAAATGGTCTATTGATCCAACGCACAGCGAAATTGGATTTAAAGTGAAACACATGATGTTTACAAACGTTAAAGGATATTTTAACGATTATACTGCCGAAATTGATTTTGAAAACGATTTAAAAGATGCCAACTTACAGTTTGCAGCAAAAGTAAATTCTATCTTTACCAATAATACAGACAGAGATAACCATCTAAAAAGCGCCGATTTCTTTGATGCAGAACATTTCCCTGCAGTGCATTTTAAATCAACAAATATTGAAGGAAACGGAAGCGAATATAAAATCACAGGCGATTTAACAATAAAAGATGTGACAAACCCCATTACGCTAAACGCAGAATTTAGTGGTTTAATGACCGATCCTTGGGGAAATACTAAAGTAGGTTTAAACTTGGAAGGAAAAATAAACCGCAAAGATTTTGGATTAACCTATAATGCAGCTTTAGAAACAGGTGGCGTTTTAGTGGGTGAAGAAGTAAAATTAAACGCTGAAATTCAGCTAGTAGAACAAAAGTAAAGTTAATTTTAATTGTTTTTATCTAAAGTACAATCTTTCAACAGATTGTACTTTTTTTATGTCGATAGATTTAGTAAATTGCCAAAAAACAATAATAATGAATCGTAAAACAATTATTTTGTTGTGTTTGCTGGCAGGTGCAGCAGTACAGCAATCTTGTGATAAAAAGCAAAATACCGTAATGACATCAGGACAAGAAAACCCTTTAATTGCCGAATGGAACACACCATTTGAAGTGCCTCCTTTTGATAAAATAGAAAACAGCCATTTTAAACCCGCTATTTTAGAAGGCATTAAGGACCACGAAAAAGAAATTCAAGCCATTGCAAACAGCAAAGAGCAACCCACATTTGAAAATGTGATTGTGGCTATTGATCAATCAGGCAAAACATTAAGCAAAGTAACCACGGTACTTTATAACCTAACAAGTGCCCATACAAATGACGATTTGCAAAAATTGGCACAAGAAATGGCTCCTGCCCTTTCGGAACATACCGACAATATTTATCTAAACGATGCCTTGTTTCAAAAAGTAAAAACGATTTACAATCAATACCAAATTGCAAAACCTGAAACTTTGCAACTAACTGCAGAACAGCAAATGTTGTTGAATGAAACCTATAAACGTTTTGTGCGAAGTGGTGCCAATCTATCTGCGGAAAACAAAGAAAAGCTAAAAAAATGGAACAGTGAACTATCGGTTTTATCTTTAAAATACGGCGATAATTTGTTAAACGAAACGAATAATTACGAATTAGTTATCGATAAAAAAGAAAACTTAGCAGGCTTGCCCAATGAATTAATCGAAGCAGCTGCCGAGGAA is from Paenimyroides aestuarii and encodes:
- a CDS encoding YceI family protein — encoded protein: MTMKKWSIDPTHSEIGFKVKHMMFTNVKGYFNDYTAEIDFENDLKDANLQFAAKVNSIFTNNTDRDNHLKSADFFDAEHFPAVHFKSTNIEGNGSEYKITGDLTIKDVTNPITLNAEFSGLMTDPWGNTKVGLNLEGKINRKDFGLTYNAALETGGVLVGEEVKLNAEIQLVEQK